Genomic window (Asticcacaulis excentricus CB 48):
GATCTATGACGCGCTGATCGTCGGCGGCAGTTTTGCCGGCCTCTCTGCCGCCATGCCTCTGGCGCGCGCTGCCAAAAAGGTCTGCGTACTCGACAGCGGTCAGCCGCGAAACCGATTTGCCGAGGCTTCACATGGCTTTTTTGCTCAGGATGGCGTGGCCCCCCTGACGCTGAAGGCCGCCGGGCGCGAGAAACTCGCCGCCTATCCCACTGTCGATTTTGTCAATGATGAAGCTGTAATGGCGCGTCATACGCAGGACGGCTTCCTCATCGAAACTCTGCGGGGTGAGGTTCTTCGAGCCCGCAAGCTGGTGCTGGCCTTTGGTGTTCGTGATCACCTGCCCGACGTGCCGGGCCTTGCCGAACGCTGGGGAGGGACCGTGCTGCACTGCCCCTATTGTCACGGCTATGAGTTCTTGAACCAGGCGCTGGGCGTGCTGTGTATTACCCCAATGTCGGTACATCAGGCGCTTCTGATCAGTGAATGGGGTCCAACGACCTTCTTCCTCAACGGCAAGGACATGCCTGACGCCGAAACCCTCAGTCACCTCAAGGCGCGGGGCGTGCAGATCGAGTCTGCGCCGATTGCGACGCTGGAAGGCGAGGCGGAGACCCTGGACGGCGTGCGCCTGATGGATGGACGTCTTTTGCCGCTTGCAGCGCTCTATGTTGCCACCCGCACCGAAATGACCAGCCTCTTAGCCGAGCAACTGGGTTGCGCCATGCAGGGCGGTATGCACGGGCCGGTAATCGTGGTCGATCAAATCGGTCAGACCAGCGTGCCGGGGGTCTTTGCCGCCGGTGATATCACCCGGTCGATGCACAATGCCAGTTTCGCCGCGGCAGACGGCATGTTGGCCGGTGTGGCGGCGCATCGTTCGCTGGTCTTCGGGCCCCTGGGGATGTAGGTCCGAACCCTTTGCTGCCCTTTGCAAAACCTTGATTTGCAAAGTGCTGGCTAATGGGCTATAGGCCGCTCCCTGTAAAATCCCGCCCCATCGCACCGTCTGGGGGGTACCGGGCACATGACGGGCGTCCACCTTTCTCCTCTTTACCAAAAAGGACCAAGCGATGAACGCTAACACCCCCCAATCGAACCAAAAAGCCGCCCTGCTCCAGAACACCGTAGAGCACGTCGACATCACCTCTTACGACGCGCGCCCGATCATCGACTCGATGCGTAAGATGAGCTTCTCAAGCCGCGACACCGCCCGTGCCGCCGACATCTTCAACATGGCTCTGGAAGACAAGGACTGCTCGCCGTGGCTGATCCTCGCCGGTTCGACCTCGGCCGGCGGCTGTATGCACGTTTATCGGGACATGGTGAAGTTCGGCATGATCGACGCCGTGGTCGCCACCGGTGCTTCGATTGTGGATATGGACTTCTTTGAAGCGCTCGGCTTCAAGCACTATCAGGCCGCCGGTCAGGTAGACGATAACGTCCTGCGCGACAACTATATCGATCGCATCTACGACACCTATATCGACGAAGAAGAGCTTCAGGCCTGCGACCACACCATCCTTGAGATCGCCAACCGCCTTGAGCCGCGCGGCTATTCCTCGCGCGAATTCATCTGGGAAATGGGTAAGTGGCTGTCGGAAGGCAATGCCAAGAAAGAAGGCTCGCTGATCCAGACCGCCTATGAGCAGGGCGTGCCGATCTTCTGCCCGGCCTTTGTGGACTCATCGGCCGGTTTCGGCCTCGTCAAACATCAGAAAGAACGCGCTGCCGCTGGTAAGCCCTATCTGATGCTCGACGCCATTGCCGACTTCCGCGAACTGACCGACATCAAGATCGCGGCCGGCACCACCGGCCTGTTCATGGTCGGCGGCGGTGTGCCGAAAAACTTTGCGCAGGACACCGTCGTCTGTGCCGAAATCCTCGGTGTCGAAGCCGACATGCACAAGTACGCAGTGCAGATCACCGTCGCCGATGTGCGTGACGGCGCCTGCTCGTCCTCGACACTGAAGGAAGCCGCCTCGTGGGGCAAGGTCTCGACCACCTATGAACAAATGGTCTTTGCCGAAGCAACGACAGTTGTGCCGCTTATCGGTTCAGATGCCTACCACCGTGGCGCGTGGAAGTCTCGTGAGAAGCGCAACTGGGCGAAGCTGTTTGCGTAACCCCTGAGTAAATGACGCCGATTTTTGAGAATAAGGCTTGATAATCGTTTGCTTAACGGTATCAAAATGCCATTAACCAAAGATCGGCGTCAAAGATCGCGATTTTTTTTTACTCAGCCTCTTCCCTTTTTCAAAATAATAGCTATCTAGGCTCTAACGACGGTGACCCACGTAATTGAGTCGCTGTCATAAGTTCGTCGCCGGGATCATCCCCCCCCCCTCGAATCCGGCGGCATGCGCGGCCCTCTCTGCCCCCCAGAGAGGGCCGTTGTTATTTCGGCGCCCGTGATGGGGTTACTTTAGTCTTCCGTTTTCACAACACCAATTTTCCGTAGCCATGTCTCGACACGCTGAGGCCACTCGGAAATCGGCAGGCCGGTGGGGCGTAAGCCGAACGCATGGCCGCCCCTGGCATAGAGGTGCATTTCGACGGGCACGCCCGCTTTTCTAAGCGCGGCTTCATAGACGAGGGAATGGCGTACATCGTCCACAGGATCGTCCTTGGCGTGCAGGAGGAAGGTCGGCGGTGTGCCGCTTGTGATTTTGATGTCCGGCTCAAGAGTAAGATCGGGTTCCCGCCACAGATGTCCGGGATAAAGAACCACCGCAAAATCTGGCCGGAATGCTTGCGAATCCGCCGCATCTACTGGTGTATAAGCCGCCTCCGGTCGCGTACTGACTGCGGCTGCCAGATGACCGCCTGCGGAAAAGCCTAGAACCCCGATACGCTTTGGGTCAATGCCATAGGTTTTTGCCTCCTGACGCAACAGACGCAGCGCCCGCTGCGCATCCTGAAGTCCCAACCACACTTTCGGGTGTTCACGGCAATTGCAGTCTGGATTCCACCACGGACCTGAGGCCGGAACCCGGTATTTCAGCACAACGCAGGTAATGCCCTTGGGTGTCAGCCAGTCGCAGACCTCGGTCCCTTCAAGGTCCATAGCCAGCACGCGATACCCGCCGCCCGGCAGGACCATAATGGTCGCGCCAGTGTTGTCGCCCTGCGCGGGATAGATCGTCAGGGTGGGCTGAGAGACGTTGCTGATCTGCGTCCAGGCTTGCCCGGCAACCAAAGACTTGCCCTTGCCCGTCTGTTCGGGGCCCTTGACTCTGGGGTTGCCCATATGGGCGGCTTCAGGCCACAGGGTAACTGTCACAGGCGCCGCCGAAGCCGATGAAGCCATGAGGGAAACGCAGAACATCGCAGCGGCTGTTCTGCGGGTCATCCTTTTACGCCGCCCGACGCAGGCGGCGCGGCAGCGCCCTCAGCCGTGCCCACAGCTTTTTCTTTTCCGCTTCGGGATAGGGTTCCAGATTGCGGATGAACTCCTCCGCGCAGGCCCGCCACGAGAATTTTTCAGCATGACGGCGCACATGGGCGCGATCAAGCTTCAGCGCTTCGGTAATGGCGACACTAAGATCGTCGTCGATGACACCCGCCCCGGTGCCGGGGATCAGGTCAATGGGGCCGTGCGCCGGGAAGGCCGCCACCGGCGTCCCACAGGCCATAGCCTCCAGAATGACGAGGCCGAAGGTATCGGTCAGGGAAGGAAAAACAAATACATCGGAATCGGCGTAGGAGCGCGCCAGTTCCTCACCGAACCGCGCGCCGGTAAACACCGCGTCCGGATATTTTTCCTTAAGTTCCTCTAGCTGCGGCCCCTTGCCCACCACCACCTTGGTCCCGGGCAGGTCGAGCGACAGGAAAGCTTCGAGGTTCTTCTCGATGGCCACGCGGCCGATGTAGGTCATGATTGGGCGCGGCAGGTCGCCAAAGATCGGCTCAAGGCCCGGGCGGAACATTTCCGTATCGACGCCTCGCGTCCACGGTGAGATGTTCTTGAAACCGCGCGCCTCAAGGTCTTTTTGGAGGGTGGGCGTCGCCACCATCACGCGGCCTGACGGCTTGTGGAACCAGCGCATATAGCCATAGCCCCAACTGAGCGGAATGGGCAGGCGCGCCGACACATATTCGGGAAATTTGGTATGATAGGACGTGGTGAAAGGCATCTTCCATTCCATGCACACCCGCCGTGCCGCAAGGCCCACAAAGGCTTCGGTGGCGATATGCACGGCATCCGGCTCATAGTCCTGGATAATTTCGCGCACTTCTTCGTAACAGCCCAGCGCCAGCTTAACTTCAGGGTAATCGGGCCATGACACCGACTTGAACTGGGTATAGTCCACGATCTTGAATTCATGGCCGAGCTTTTCGCATTCGGCGATGACCCGTTTCATCGTCGTGACCACGCCATTGACCTGAGGGTCCCACGCATCGGTCGCCAGTAAGATACGCACAATCGTTTCCGTCTGTTGTCCTGGCCCTCTTGTCTAAAGGGCATCGGGCGGTCTGTGAAGCATGATTTTATTTCACGCCTGCGACACTGGCCACAGCTGAGTGGGAAAACCAGTGGCATTTACGCAGATGCGAACGGTAAAGCGGGGATTTTTCAGGGCTTGCCGCCGCTTTTGTGGGAAGCGGGTTGTTGCGATGCACAAAAAGGCGCGTATAATCGGCGCCATGGTACAAAGTCGCGTCAAACCCTCCAGCCCCTTGTCAACCGCGACGAATGACCGGAATGTGAGTAGCGTCCGCGCCCGTAAAGAACACACCACGGGAGGCCAGCGCGCGGAGGCTGGAAGGCAGCTTATGAGCGATCGACCTAAAGACACGCCCAAGTCCCGCCGCACGCGGGTTCAGATTCTCGACACCGCCATGCGGCTGTTCGCAGAACTGGGCTATGACCGTGCGGGCAATGCCGCGATTGCCGAGGCCTGTGGCCTGACGCGCGGCGCCATGCTCTATCACTTTCCGACGCGTGAAGCGCTGGTCGAAGCCGCCGCCTGGCACATCCACGCCGCGCGCGAAGCCGCTTTTGAGGCCGAAGCCGGCAAGCTGAAACCCGGTCAGGACGCGCTGGACGGGGCCATTGATGCCTACTGGCGATTGCTCAGTTCGGTGCCGTTTG
Coding sequences:
- a CDS encoding NAD(P)/FAD-dependent oxidoreductase — encoded protein: MSPATIYDALIVGGSFAGLSAAMPLARAAKKVCVLDSGQPRNRFAEASHGFFAQDGVAPLTLKAAGREKLAAYPTVDFVNDEAVMARHTQDGFLIETLRGEVLRARKLVLAFGVRDHLPDVPGLAERWGGTVLHCPYCHGYEFLNQALGVLCITPMSVHQALLISEWGPTTFFLNGKDMPDAETLSHLKARGVQIESAPIATLEGEAETLDGVRLMDGRLLPLAALYVATRTEMTSLLAEQLGCAMQGGMHGPVIVVDQIGQTSVPGVFAAGDITRSMHNASFAAADGMLAGVAAHRSLVFGPLGM
- a CDS encoding 1,9-bis(guanidino)-5-aza-nonane synthase; this translates as MNANTPQSNQKAALLQNTVEHVDITSYDARPIIDSMRKMSFSSRDTARAADIFNMALEDKDCSPWLILAGSTSAGGCMHVYRDMVKFGMIDAVVATGASIVDMDFFEALGFKHYQAAGQVDDNVLRDNYIDRIYDTYIDEEELQACDHTILEIANRLEPRGYSSREFIWEMGKWLSEGNAKKEGSLIQTAYEQGVPIFCPAFVDSSAGFGLVKHQKERAAAGKPYLMLDAIADFRELTDIKIAAGTTGLFMVGGGVPKNFAQDTVVCAEILGVEADMHKYAVQITVADVRDGACSSSTLKEAASWGKVSTTYEQMVFAEATTVVPLIGSDAYHRGAWKSREKRNWAKLFA
- a CDS encoding alpha/beta hydrolase, whose amino-acid sequence is MTRRTAAAMFCVSLMASSASAAPVTVTLWPEAAHMGNPRVKGPEQTGKGKSLVAGQAWTQISNVSQPTLTIYPAQGDNTGATIMVLPGGGYRVLAMDLEGTEVCDWLTPKGITCVVLKYRVPASGPWWNPDCNCREHPKVWLGLQDAQRALRLLRQEAKTYGIDPKRIGVLGFSAGGHLAAAVSTRPEAAYTPVDAADSQAFRPDFAVVLYPGHLWREPDLTLEPDIKITSGTPPTFLLHAKDDPVDDVRHSLVYEAALRKAGVPVEMHLYARGGHAFGLRPTGLPISEWPQRVETWLRKIGVVKTED
- a CDS encoding glycosyltransferase family 4 protein encodes the protein MRILLATDAWDPQVNGVVTTMKRVIAECEKLGHEFKIVDYTQFKSVSWPDYPEVKLALGCYEEVREIIQDYEPDAVHIATEAFVGLAARRVCMEWKMPFTTSYHTKFPEYVSARLPIPLSWGYGYMRWFHKPSGRVMVATPTLQKDLEARGFKNISPWTRGVDTEMFRPGLEPIFGDLPRPIMTYIGRVAIEKNLEAFLSLDLPGTKVVVGKGPQLEELKEKYPDAVFTGARFGEELARSYADSDVFVFPSLTDTFGLVILEAMACGTPVAAFPAHGPIDLIPGTGAGVIDDDLSVAITEALKLDRAHVRRHAEKFSWRACAEEFIRNLEPYPEAEKKKLWARLRALPRRLRRAA
- a CDS encoding TetR/AcrR family transcriptional regulator, with the translated sequence MSDRPKDTPKSRRTRVQILDTAMRLFAELGYDRAGNAAIAEACGLTRGAMLYHFPTREALVEAAAWHIHAAREAAFEAEAGKLKPGQDALDGAIDAYWRLLSSVPFAAFLALERAARQDEDVAKAIRPAQEAFDRGAMGRATPGFITAGVDARFQASRDLARFALDGLHRAALTYDQPERIENLLNVIKRAVHMLNRKGDVTDLWLD